The Thermomicrobiales bacterium genome contains the following window.
GGTGGCAACAGCTCAATCGATCGCGCCGGTGTCGGGCGTCGGAGTGTCTGGATGCCTTCTCCGCGCAAGCGCTGATCGATCGCCTCGCGCATCGCCTTCGTATGCTCCGGCGTCGTCCCGCAGCAGCCGCCCAGTACCGCCAGCCCGAGATCGAGCGACTCGACCGCGAACGCGGCAAAGTAGTCGGGCGAAGACGGGTAGACAAAGCGGTCGTCGATCTGCATCGGCCACCCCGCGTTCGGCATCCCCGACAGACGCACCTCCCGGTCGAGCGATCGAAGCTCGCCGAGGACGTCCAGCACCCGTCGCGGACCGACGCTGCAATTCGCGCCGACCACATCGACTGCCAGCTCATGCAGATACTGGAGCACCTCGGCGGGCGTACTCCCACCGAGCGTTCTCCCGTCATCAGAATATGTCATAGAGGCAATGATTGGCAGGTCTGACACGTCACGCGCCGCCAGGACCGCTTCCGTCATTTCGGCCAACGAACCCATCGTCTCGATGACCAGCAGATCAACACCGCCCTCGAGCAGGGCGCCAATCTGCTCGCGAAACGCCGCGCGAACCTGCTCGGGGCGATAGAGCCCGAACGGAACCTGCGCCATGCCTGTCGGACCGACCGAGCCACCGATTAAAACCGGCACGCCAGAAACCTCACGCGCCTCGATCGCCAGTCGGGCTCCTCGATAGTTAATATCGCGCACCCGGTCGTCGAGCCGATGTTCCCCGAGCCGGAACGCATTCGCGCCGAACGTGTTCGTCTCGATCATGTCAGCGCCCGCGGCGATGTAGTCGCGGTGAATCTGGACGATCGCGTCGCGGGAGGACAGGTTCAGCTCGTCGAAACAGGTGTCGAAAGACACGCCACCGGCGTGGATCTGCGTCCCCATCGCTCCATCGCACAAAATGGGGCCAGCGTGCAGTCGTTCAATGAACGGATTCGCCATTCGGAGTATCCTTCCGGGACGCTGGTCATGCGCAGGGACGAGCCAGGTCGCGATTGTAGCATCGAGAACCGACCACAGCCGGCCAGGTTCCGTGTCCTTCTGATTGCGTGGCCGCACAACCTCCGCCGTGCACATTCGTTATACGGTGCGGAGGGTATACGGTGGAGAGGGTCCTGATGGCATCCGAAGAGGATGTATGGGTAAGCCAGGCTAAAGCCGGGGATCAGGCGGCGTTCGAGGCAATCGTCCAGCGGTACGAGCGCCCGATCTATAGTTTCGTCTATCGCATGATGGGCGACGCCGACGATGCCCGCGACCTCACCCAGGACTGCTTCATCCGCGCCTATCGGAGCCTGGATAAGACAAGCCACGATCTGAACATCTCTGCCTGGCTCCATCGCATTGCTTCCAACGCCTGCCTCGATGTTCTTCGCCGCCGCCAGCGTATCCGCTGGTTGCCCTGGGACACCACCAGACACGAACCGTTACTTGGCGACTCGGAGAGCGACAGCCCCGAGCGCCACGCAGTCGCAAAAGAAACGTCTAGTCTGGTTCAGGAGACACTCTCGCGGATGTCGCCTCGCAACCGGGCAGCGTTGATCATGCGTGAGTACGAGGGCATGTCGTGCGACGAGATCGGCGATGTCCTCGGGCTCAGTCGATCGGCGGTCAAGTCGGTTCTCTTCCGCGGGCGTGAAGAGTTTCGCAAGCTCTATCCCGACACCGAGGGCGAGGCGCGGTCATGACCGACTGTGCTAGCTTCCGCGAGTCGCTCTCGCACTTCATCGACGGCTCTCTGGATCGCGATGATGCGGTGCGCGTTCGCGCACACCTGTCGCATTGCCAGCAGTGCCGCGCAACACTGGAGGAGTACCGCCGCAACGGGGCATTGGTCCGTGCGCTTCCACCAGTGATGCCACCAGTCGAGCTACGGGATTCGATCTACGCGCAGACGATCGACGTGCGGCAACGCCGTCTCTATCTGATCACGAACCGCGTCGGTTACTCGCTAGCCGCCATCGCAGCCGTCGTCGCGGTCTTCCTCGTCGCTGGATACCTGCTCCTCGGGGGTTACCAGCGCGGCCTCGCCCCGTCAGTGACAGCCTCGCGACCGCATAACAACGAGCCGTGGCCAATCACCAGCCCCATCGAAATTACATTCAACAAAGACATGGATCGTTCATCGGTCGGCGCTGCGCTCGGGATTCAGCCCGGTGGAGAAAGCGAGCG
Protein-coding sequences here:
- a CDS encoding RNA polymerase sigma factor, which encodes MASEEDVWVSQAKAGDQAAFEAIVQRYERPIYSFVYRMMGDADDARDLTQDCFIRAYRSLDKTSHDLNISAWLHRIASNACLDVLRRRQRIRWLPWDTTRHEPLLGDSESDSPERHAVAKETSSLVQETLSRMSPRNRAALIMREYEGMSCDEIGDVLGLSRSAVKSVLFRGREEFRKLYPDTEGEARS
- a CDS encoding bifunctional homocysteine S-methyltransferase/methylenetetrahydrofolate reductase, producing MANPFIERLHAGPILCDGAMGTQIHAGGVSFDTCFDELNLSSRDAIVQIHRDYIAAGADMIETNTFGANAFRLGEHRLDDRVRDINYRGARLAIEAREVSGVPVLIGGSVGPTGMAQVPFGLYRPEQVRAAFREQIGALLEGGVDLLVIETMGSLAEMTEAVLAARDVSDLPIIASMTYSDDGRTLGGSTPAEVLQYLHELAVDVVGANCSVGPRRVLDVLGELRSLDREVRLSGMPNAGWPMQIDDRFVYPSSPDYFAAFAVESLDLGLAVLGGCCGTTPEHTKAMREAIDQRLRGEGIQTLRRPTPARSIELLPPEAPTEFARKIGKQFLVSVELDPPRGLNPQKMIDGARMLKAAGVDAVNVADSPMARIRMSALALCFLIQTEIGVETILHFTTRDRNLMGLQSDLLGAHALGVRNILALTGDPPSLGDYPNATAVYDLDSVGLARVLQSMNAGTDAAGASIGKQASFTVLVAADPTRDDLAHETDRVARKVAAGADMIMTQPVYELETWRAFVRLYEERHGALATPVMLGVMPLQSHRHTEFLYNEVPGIRPTEAIRERMRLAGSDGRREGVRISQELILEARDEVHGVYIMPSFHRYEVASEVLEAIGDRRLTAQLPSNT